A part of Lutra lutra chromosome 2, mLutLut1.2, whole genome shotgun sequence genomic DNA contains:
- the LOC125093787 gene encoding sulfotransferase 1 family member D1-like, which produces MDKKLDIYRRELVDVQGVPLFWSIAEEWSQVETFESRPDDLLIATYPKSGTTWVSEILDLIYNNGDVEKCKRDVIYKRVPFMELIVPGIENGVEDLKNMKPPRLVKTHLPVQLLPSSFWKNNCKMVYVARNAKDVAVSYYYFYQMAKLHPEPGTWEEFLDKFMTGKVVFGSWYDHVKGWWEKRNDYRIHYLFYEDMKEDPKHEIQKLLKFLDKELSEETVDKILYHSSFDVMKQNPSTNYSTVPDFDMDHSVSPFMRKGISGDWKNQFTVAQYERFEEDYEKKMKGSTLRFRSEI; this is translated from the exons ATGGACAAGAAGCTGGATATCTACAGGAGGGAGTTAGTGGATGTTCAGGGTGTCCCACTCTTCTGGAGCATTGCTGAGGAGTGGTCCCAGGTAGAGACCTTTGAGAGTCGACCAGATGACCTTCTGATCGCCACCTACCCTAAATCTG gaaCAACCTGGGTCAGTGAAATATTGGATTTGATCTATAACaatggggatgtggagaaatgtaAGCGGGATGTAATATACAAACGAGTGCCGTTCATGGAATTGATTGTTCCTGGAATCGAGAATG GTGTGGAGGACTTGAAAAACATGAAGCCTCCTCGATTAGTGAAAACACACCTGCCTGTTCAACTTCTCCcttcttcattttggaaaaataactgCAAG ATGGTCTATGTGGCACGAAATGCTAAGGATGTGGCTGTGTCTTACTATTATTTCTACCAGATGGCAAAATTACACCCAGAGCCTGGCACCTGGGAGGAGTTCCTGGATAAATTCATGACTGGGAAGG TGGTGTTTGGTTCTTGGTATGACCATGTGAAGGGCTGGTGGGAGAAGAGGAATGATTATCGTATCCATTACCTATTCTATGAAGACATGAAAGAG gATCCAAAGCATGAAATTCAGAAGTTGTTAAAGTTTCTAGACAAAGAACTGTCAGAAGAAACCGTGGATAAAATCCTCTATCATAGCTCCTTTGATGTGATGAAGCAGAATCCAAGTACAAATTATAGCACTGTACCAGATTTTGATATGGATCATTCTGTATCTCCCTTCATGAGAAAGG gCATTTCAGGAGATTGGAAAAATCAGTTCACTGTAGCCCAATATGAAAGATTTGAAGAagattatgaaaagaaaatgaaagggtcTACGCTACGGTTTCGTTCGGAGATTTAA